The proteins below are encoded in one region of Flavobacterium sp. IMCC34852:
- a CDS encoding DUF1624 domain-containing protein: MTALNKPRIESIDILRGVVMVIMALDHVRDYFHYGSFFIDPTNLQTTTPLLFFTRFITNFCAPVFVFLSGTSAFLYGSNKSKPALFKFLFTRGIWLIFLEIVVNTFIWTFDVTYSLQIFQVIFAIGFSMICLSFLIYLPRKVILLVGIILIAGHNALDNIVMQGQSFQSIIWYFLHQDNALVYGSNHLVILHYPLIPWIGLMALGYLFGSFYKKDFDVSLRKKWLFRLGLGSLFLFVILRGFNVYGDLMPWSVQDTTTKSILSFFKVTKYPPSLLFLCITLGPAMLFLYAFENIKNKITDFFLVFGRVPLFYYFLHMLVIHILAIIGILIFGGNWQDMIVTGKSFMSETLKTYGYSLFIVYVIWISVVLLLYPLCKKYMTYKSNNKDKWWLSYL; this comes from the coding sequence ATGACAGCACTCAATAAACCCAGAATAGAATCAATAGACATCTTACGAGGCGTTGTAATGGTTATAATGGCATTAGACCACGTTAGAGATTATTTTCATTATGGCTCATTTTTTATTGACCCAACAAATTTGCAGACTACAACCCCGTTGCTATTTTTTACTCGTTTTATTACCAATTTCTGTGCACCTGTTTTTGTATTCTTGTCGGGGACTTCTGCCTTTCTCTATGGGAGTAACAAATCAAAGCCAGCACTTTTTAAATTTCTTTTTACTCGTGGTATTTGGCTCATTTTTCTTGAAATAGTGGTTAATACATTTATTTGGACATTTGATGTTACTTATAGCCTTCAAATATTTCAAGTGATTTTTGCAATAGGATTTAGTATGATATGTCTTTCATTTCTTATTTACCTTCCCAGAAAAGTGATTTTGCTTGTAGGTATTATTCTAATTGCAGGGCATAATGCTTTGGATAATATAGTAATGCAAGGACAAAGTTTTCAATCCATTATTTGGTACTTTTTACACCAAGATAATGCGTTAGTCTATGGTTCAAATCATTTGGTTATTTTGCATTATCCACTTATTCCTTGGATTGGACTAATGGCATTGGGTTACTTGTTTGGTTCATTTTATAAAAAAGATTTTGACGTTTCACTTCGCAAAAAATGGCTGTTTAGATTAGGCTTAGGGTCTCTTTTTCTTTTTGTTATTTTAAGAGGATTTAATGTATATGGCGATTTAATGCCTTGGTCAGTTCAAGATACAACCACTAAATCAATCCTATCTTTTTTTAAGGTCACAAAGTACCCACCTTCTCTGTTGTTTCTTTGTATTACACTTGGACCTGCAATGTTATTTTTATATGCCTTTGAAAATATAAAAAATAAGATAACAGATTTCTTTTTGGTCTTCGGAAGAGTGCCATTATTCTATTATTTTTTACATATGTTGGTAATCCACATTTTGGCAATTATTGGTATTTTAATTTTTGGTGGCAATTGGCAGGATATGATTGTAACAGGTAAAAGCTTTATGAGTGAAACCCTCAAAACTTATGGATATTCACTTTTCATCGTTTATGTAATTTGGATTAGTGTTGTCTTACTTCTCTATCCGCTTTGTAAAAAATATATGACCTATAAATCAAATAATAAAGACAAATGGTGGCTGAGTTATTTGTAA